The Coffea arabica cultivar ET-39 chromosome 9e, Coffea Arabica ET-39 HiFi, whole genome shotgun sequence genome has a window encoding:
- the LOC113709920 gene encoding uncharacterized protein, with protein sequence MGEILVPIPLRDHPCHLSIAMLEAFPSISLQGHFLFHYPFLVSAAILVFFLAHFHSARRIQSQNKGVFKSGFADSIHNLDDAVGLYKQMVRMRPLPSVIDFAQLLGRVVKMKQYSAAISIYKDMCFLGGIPINDYTMNMVINCYCLLDRTDCGFSVLGSFLKHGYLPAVCLFTTLLKGLFGQGKVLEAQELFRKIICGKLCQPNDKMFGTVIDGLCKVGNTRAAIEFLRIMERGKCKPDTIVYSTIIDSLCKDRMVDEALALFSEMIDKGIPPNVITCSCLIQGLCNNGKWKDAENIWNRMVDYNISPNVYTYNIVVDALCREGMIEEAEKVIHTMIQQGKSADMVTYNSLLDGYCLIGQIPGAKRVFDLMNDGGVAPGIQSYNILINGFFKQKKVDEAMHLFRQIQCKGLKPSVATYNIVLQGLFREGKCATAKRIFNEMQAASLNPNFYTYCVILEGFTKNANMNEALLLLERMDSDRVDLDITMFNIIINGYCKKGMLDLAQDIFQSLPNKGLHPNVVTYSTMIKGLCEAGKLKEAKEFLVKMKDDNCLPNAVTYC encoded by the coding sequence ATGGGAGAAATATTGGTGCCCATTCCGTTAAGAGATCATCCATGTCATCTGTCAATCGCAATGCTGGAGGCATTTCCGAGCATTTCCCTCCAAGGCCACTTCCTGTTTCATTACCCTTTTCTTGTATCAGCAgcaattttggttttttttttggcccatTTTCATTCTGCTAGGAGAATTCAGTCTCAGAATAAGGGAGTATTTAAATCTGGGTTTGCTGATAGTATTCACAATCTTGATGATGCCGTGGGTTTGTATAAGCAAATGGTCCGGATGAGGCCCCTGCCTTCGGTTATTGATTTCGCCCAACTGCTTGGCCGTGTGGTCAAGATGAAGCAATATTCTGCTGCTATTTCGATTTACAAAGATATGTGCTTCTTGGGTGGTATTCCTATTAATGACTATACCATGAATATGGTCATTAATTGTTACTGCCTCTTAGATAGGACTGATTGTGGTTTTTCTGTTCTGGGATCCTTCCTCAAGCACGGTTATTTGCCTGCCGTTTGCCTTTTCACCACTTTACTCAAAGGGCTTTTTGGACAAGGTAAGGTTCTTGAGGCACAAGAGTTATTCAGGAAGATAATATGTGGAAAACTATGTCAACCCAATGATAAAATGTTTGGGACTGTAATAGATGGGCTGTGCAAGGTGGGGAACACTCGTGCAGCCATTGAATTTTTGAGGATAATGGAAAGAGGAAAGTGCAAGCCCGATACCATCGTGTACAGCACCATCATTGACAGCTTATGCAAGGATAGGATGGTGGATGAAGCTCTTGCCCTTTTCTCTGAGATGATTGATAAGGGCATTCCCCCAAACGTCATCACTTGTAGTTGTTTGATTCAAGGGTTGTGTAATAATGGTAAATGGAAAGATGCTGAAAACATCTGGAATAGGATGGTTGATTATAATATTTCTCCTAATGTTTATACATATAACATCGTGGTTGATGCGCTTTGTAGGGAAGGAATGATCGAAGAAGCCGAGAAGGTAATTCATACCATGATTCAACAGGGCAAGAGTGCTGATATGGTCACCTATAATTCACTGTTGGATGGCTACTGTCTAATAGGCCAGATTCCTGGTGCAAAAAGAGTTTTTGATCTGATGAATGATGGAGGAGTAGCTCCTGGTATTCAAAgctataatattttaatcaacGGATTTTTCAAGCAAAAGAAAGTGGATGAAGCTATGCATCTCTTTAGACAGATTCAATGTAAAGGATTGAAACCTTCAGTTGCTACTTATAACATTGTCCTGCAGGGCTTATTTAGGGAGGGAAAGTGTGCTACTGCAAAACGAATTTTCAATGAGATGCAAGCTGCTTCACTAAATCCTaatttttacacttattgtgTCATTTTGGAAGGTTTCACGAAGAATGCAAATATGAATGAAGCATTGTTATTATTAGAGAGGATGGACTCTGACCGGGTAGACCTTGACATTACCATGTTCAATATCATCATTAATGGGTATTGCAAGAAGGGGATGCTTGATCTTGCACAAGACATTTTTCAAAGTCTTCCTAATAAAGGATTGCATCCTAATGTTGTGACATACAGTACGATGATAAAAGGACTTTGTGAAGCAGGAAAGCTGAAAGAAGCTAAAGAGTTTCTTGTGAAAATGAAAGATGATAACTGTTTGCCAAATGCTGTTACTTACTGTTAG